gtgttcaGGAAACAGACGACGTGTCATTACTTAAGTCGGGTTATCGGGTTTGTCAGTTAAATACACATAAGTAATGTGTCGACTGACTCCAGACGTGAGGGCTTGAGTCAACAAAAAGCATTAACACATATTTAAACCCCAGAGCATCATGGGACTGAACCCACCACATAGCCAccagcagccgcagcagcagcagcagctcgcATTTATCTTATGACCTATTTAACATAGACACGCAAAGACTCTCTGCAGGGGAATGAGATGCTTTACGTTCCTCAGACCAGCTCCTGACTTCCTCTGTCGCCATTCACCCAAAGCGCTTCGACAGGAAGTTAGAACGCAGAAAGAGGAAGTGGGGAAGCCACTATAATAACCATTAAACATTTCCTCTGTGTTGCGATGGTAGGGCCTCATGGAAACATACTGAAGTATTATCACGGGCGCCAGCAAACCACATAACTAAACAAAAAACCTTCCACTCACAGATCTTTTATTTGATCGTCTATTTCTGTTGAGCCCGTTTACCTAGAATACCTGAGTTTTCCCACAGCGATGTAGCTCAGGTGACTGTCTGGCACACATTTAGATTTTACTCACAGATTCGGTCTTAAAGTTGTATCCACACcaagttgtggttttaacaCTTACCACAAGCTACATGCaaacacttcttcttcttctattgaATTATTGACAAGATGTGATTTCTATTTTTTGTCATGCAGCtgcaaaatgtcttttttttttgtctgacaaaccacaaaaaaataacTCTGACAGGAGATAGAGAAGGTGGAACCAGCAAATTTTTGGCAactttgcttgaaaaatgacgaTGAAGCAGCGATCAGAgctgttgattcattttctgttgacaaATAATCAATGACTTATGTGTGTTTTGGCGCCATTGTGTCCAGATATCATGGATTTTGACAGCAGGAATGTTTCAGTGTGAGTGTTTCAGGATTGTGGGGGATTCAATCCCCGCGGTAACGGTCCAGAGTTGTGTAATTGTTGATATCTCTCAGTGTGTATTTGTCCTTTAAACGtatgtctctctcctcctcagagaGTCCTAACGTGAACTCTAACAGCAGAGTGAACGAATCTATGCCCAGCATGGCCACGACGGCGGTGGGCGTGTCCATCTTCCTGCTCACCACCACCGCCTGCCTGGTCGTCAAGTCCCGCCTCTACCCCTGTCAATCACACAGGTGAGACTTACATGCTGGAAgaagattatttttattgttttatatttcataattGCATCTGAagtaattctctctctctttcacccaGCAGCCGTCGCTCCTCAGACCAGCTGGACCTGATGGTGGACggacttcctgtctctctcccctcttaCGAGGAGGCGGTTTACGGTAGCTGGGGGCAACGCATACCTGCCTGCTCAGCGCCGGGACCCACCCAGCTCCTATTGGCTCAGGAGGCTCCCGGCTGTCACCTGTCGTCTCACAACAACCAATCGGACGACAACCAGCGCCCTCTCCTGTCCAACCAAAGCCCAGACAACCCCCCGCCCCCTTACGAGGAAGTCCAATCACATCCTAGAGACAGAATGAACGGCGAAGACGTCCGGCAGCTACATGTGGCACTTTTGGATGACAAGGACACTTGAGCGTGGTTCTTGTTTATCTTCGTTTCTAGCACATAGGCTGCGGTTGTTTAGCAACAAAAAGCACGATTTAATTGACAGCTGATTGGCTGCAAGCGTTCGCTCTGCAGATGATAACAGCTGAATGACTGACAGCAGACTCCTGTGCTCCCTGCACTTTTCCTGGTTGGCTGCAGCTCACCAGCACGAGGACTCTGTCCTATCACACGCTATTTTAGACGAAGCTGAtaagctctgattggccagatgTCAGGTCACAAGAACCTGAAGAAGAGAAGTtaatatttacaaatgaaatgttgattGTATAGTGTTAATGTATGAATGACAGAAGAGAGAGTTTATGTGCACGTGTGTATCCAGAATGTCATCTTTTCAGGAAATAACGGCCTTGTTTTTAGCGTGATGACGATGcacattcattgtttttttttttgtttttttttaatattcaacaagaaaattaatcaaatcaattaaCCAAAGTGGATTTGAAGGTTTTGTGAACCTTCAGTTTAAACAAGAAAatcctataaaaaaaaaattgaagttATGCggttttcactgtgtgtgtgtgtgtgtgtgcatgcgtgtgtgtgtgcatgtgtgtgtgtgtgttttcagtgctgTTCTGGAGACATTGTCTATCCTTCCCGTCAGTGACGGGGCTGATGAAGACTTCTTTGATGAAGTCGGTGGCGTGCTTGTTACAGAAACCTGTGTGTTTCCACGGCAACCAACTCTACTCCATTTCTATCTGAGACTTTTGTACAGCGTTTTTCTCTTCAAGTCTAAATCGGACTGTCATGCACATTTTGTTGATTTGAAGCCAGCATGGCGAACAGATGCTCGGGCGATCGATGGTGAACTTTGTGAAATTCAACTGTGAACAACAGCATGTTGTGACGTTAATTCATTAAAAGTTTGTGTACATTGATTATTTAGAGACTTGAAAATGCTCAGAAGGTCTTTGAAAGTGTTTCTCCTGTGTTCATTCAGTGGTGACTGaagtaaaataagaataatCTGATTAATTTGAATCTTTCTGAAATGATTGTTCATATATTTGCCCTGGTGGCAGCGGTGCAGACAAATAGGTGCTTTTATCAAAATACTCCATATCCAAATAACAGTTTTCTTGCACAACCTGCACTAGAACAACACAGATTTGGGACCAAAGCCCCCGAATAACCTTAAACTCTTGATTCTCAGTGTCCTCGCTTCACCTCGCTGGttccttttctgtctctttgatCTCTGCAGAGCGACTGACACTTTCACAGACCTTGAATGTACTTTATGTTTCATTCTGTGGTAAAAAGGAATCTAACTATTATATGGATTATAATATTTACAGATTGGTTATTTGTATATTGTATTATTGCACAGagttatattataaataaatgttgagtCTTTATTTGACATCCTGGCCTCGTTTGTTAATTTGTGTCACCTGGTGTTTTTGTGAGCACGCTGGATGAGTTCAGCACAGCAGACCAGGACaaacatattcattcattcaaaggtaaaagaataaaacttctgatgttttttttttatatgtgctGTGTTAGGAAATCAGCTACTaaagaataaaatgttaatctATCATTTTAAAACCTCAAATTCACAGTTTCAAGCAATTTTCTCAGCTGAAAAACAGCAAGAATCTGCATGGATTtgtctttaaaataattaaaaatgttaaaagaatatgatttttgtaaaaatatgGTGTTGTTCTACAGAGTCTGTATCTAAACCTGTTTGTCCTGATCTGATCAACCTTTCCCCTCCACCTGCTGCAGgtcagtccacacacacaccacaacaacaacaccaccaCGCAATAAGGTTAATGATTGCTTTACACTGTGCTGATGGGAAGAGAAAGTGATTGAGAAACAGTCCTCTAACTCAACAACAACAGTTCACCTTCCCTGGTTGACAAAGACAAAAGTTCAAAGGTCAAAACCCTGTTGAATAAGTTCAAGTGTGCTCTGATTTCTGCGTCTCAGCTACAAAGTCAGGAAACTAATTAACATCAGTTTTTATGGGTCACGCAGTGAGTAAATGGTTAATTATTGCATAACATGTTCAGGAAAACTTTGGAGACCAACTGACAGAAGCTGACGGATACTTTGACGACTTTTgagtaatttaattaattaattttcagcTCAGTTGGTTGTCATATAAAttcttttgtatttatattattgaagctttttcaaacaaactttatttgtgaAGCATAATCATGTACGTTAAAGTGCACAATAACATGTAGTGTAAATACCAAcgtaaagcacaaacacaaa
This region of Thunnus maccoyii chromosome 6, fThuMac1.1, whole genome shotgun sequence genomic DNA includes:
- the zgc:152863 gene encoding sushi domain-containing protein 6 isoform X1; protein product: MSASVFYPWPCGRVSVVCGLLLLASFQHLTAGRVSNCSHPLVPEHGGFRCEPSPCRGFPPRSGILFFCEPGYHIINNVRNSRCRHGRWQPPIPTCVPIKESPNVNSNSRVNESMPSMATTAVGVSIFLLTTTACLVVKSRLYPCQSHSSRRSSDQLDLMVDGLPVSLPSYEEAVYGSWGQRIPACSAPGPTQLLLAQEAPGCHLSSHNNQSDDNQRPLLSNQSPDNPPPPYEEVQSHPRDRMNGEDVRQLHVALLDDKDT
- the zgc:152863 gene encoding sushi domain-containing protein 6 isoform X2, with amino-acid sequence MSASVFYPWPCGRVSVVCGLLLLASFQHLTAGRVSNCSHPLVPEHGGFRCEPSPCRGFPPRSGILFFCEPGYHIINNVRNSRCRHGRWQPPIPTCVPIKESPNVNSNSRVNESMPSMATTAVGVSIFLLTTTACLVVKSRLYPCQSHSRRSSDQLDLMVDGLPVSLPSYEEAVYGSWGQRIPACSAPGPTQLLLAQEAPGCHLSSHNNQSDDNQRPLLSNQSPDNPPPPYEEVQSHPRDRMNGEDVRQLHVALLDDKDT